One segment of Podospora pseudopauciseta strain CBS 411.78 chromosome 5 map unlocalized CBS411.78m_5.2, whole genome shotgun sequence DNA contains the following:
- the MSN5_2 gene encoding karyopherin (COG:U; COG:Y; EggNog:ENOG503NUW4): MPFIPDLLELCSSRLIRYENLPEDTDDPTYVLLLEDTDTLPERHAFLGNYRRYSCQVIESIVNLRLSDAFSHILGKAEAAFRTLYDGQPPLNGKLQLVS, from the coding sequence ATGCCATTCATCCCAGATCTTCTTGAGTTGTGCAGCAGCCGTCTCATACGGTATGAGAACCTGCCAGAGGATACCGATGATCCAACATATGTATTGCTTCTCGAGGACACAGACACGCTTCCCGAGCGACATGCTTTCCTCGGAAATTATCGTCGTTACAGTTGCCAGGTCATTGAAAGCATCGTCAATCTTCGATTGTCCGATGCCTTCTCACATATCCTTGGAAAGGCAGAGGCTGCCTTCCGGACACTCTACGACGGGCAACCGCCTCTCAATGGTAAGCTTCAACTGGTGTCATAA
- a CDS encoding uncharacterized protein (COG:S; EggNog:ENOG503NVP3), which translates to MVYLGRPSKGCQMCRTRRIKCDETKPTCNQCAKARRQCPGYRDEFDLLLRNENQAAARRALKANTAAASSSSSSSKKATASNKNAQPHPRQQALQLSRSQTAALTNSLSIPVEDLATCHFLSNFVLVPPQEQHSARGYNHFLLPLLQQYSNGTSREEITHLQHAFNACALASLGERYGAPSPGRGHGRLTTGKEKETLLRKGAEEYTLALMATNAALRDPVRCKEDGTLAAVLLLGMFENITARQDTGSAWGSHVEGAVQLVKARGKKQLKSKLGVQLFVVVRSQLIIHNFITATPLPMGVSWWLNEDANSDPTANACERLNLLTAELRSEVYGFFSSPLSFSSSPASIAAVEEFLARARALDAEAVEWFATLPRSWQIESIPYSSSGNENIFPGVVHVYPDMWTAAIFNLARATRMVLMSIIVRCAAFLVRPGDYRTTAEYAFAARTASSVVSEVIASVPYHLGHLPPRKDKRGNPIENSLNGRGLGGYFLTWPLACVVTHDHVTDAQREYVRGRLRYIGDEHGIKYARVLFGVNLRLPSMLIFKDGKLAAAAAASKIPGANSIGGSAGAVMRAAGLTSRLRSV; encoded by the exons ATGGTGTATCTGGGTAGACCCTCCAAGGGTTGTCAGATGTGTAGGACCAGGAGGATAAAG TGCGACGAAACAAAGCCAACATGCAACCAGTGTGCCAAGGCCCGTCGACAGTGTCCGGGATACAGAGACGAATTTGATCTTCTACTTCGAAACGAAAACCAGGCGGCAGCCAGGAGGGCACTGAAAGCCAACACCGCCGCTGCTtcatccagcagcagcagcagcaagaaagCCACTGCTTCCAACAAGAACGCACAACCGCACCCCCGGCAGCAGGCATTACAACTCTCTAGATCCCAGACAGCAGCACTCACCAACTCTCTCAGCATCCCAGTTGAAGACCTCGCCACTTGTCACTTCCTATCTAATTTTGTTCTGGTCCCGCCGCAAGAACAACACTCGGCAAGAGGGTACAATCACTTTCTGCTTCCCTTGCTGCAGCAGTACTCGAACGGCACGAGCAGAGAAGAAATCACGCACCTCCAGCATGCATTCAACGCCTGTGCTTTGGCTTCACTGGGGGAGAGATATGGAGCCCCCAGCCCCGGCCGCGGGCATGGGCGTTTAACaacaggaaaagaaaaggagacGCTCCTTCGAAAGGGGGCTGAAGAATACACGCTTGCTCTGATGGCCACAAATGCGGCTCTGAGGGATCCAGTTCGGTGTAAAGAGGATGGAACCCTGGCAGCTGTTTTGTTGCTGGGAATGTTTGAG AACATCACCGCCAGACAAGACACGGGGTCAGCCTGGGGTTCCCACGTCGAGGGAGCAGTCCAGCTCGTCAAGGCCCGAGGGAAGAAACAGCTCAAGTCAAAGCTGGGGGTGCAGTTATTTGTCGTTGTACGGTCACAGCTA ATCATCCACAACTTCATCACTGccacacccctccccatgGGGGTTTCATGGTGGTTAAACGAGGATGCAAACTCGGATCCAACTGCCAATGCGTGCGAGCGACTCAACCTCTTGACGGCCGAACTGAGAAGCGAGGTGTAcggcttcttctccagcccACTGtcgttctcctcctcgccagcaTCCATCGCTGCGGTCGAAGAGTTCCTCGCTCGAGCTCGAGCCCTCGATGCCGAGGCTGTCGAGTGGTTCGCCACTTTACCCCGGTCCTGGCAAATCGAATCCATCCCGTATTCGTCATCCGGCAACGAGAATATTTTCCCTGGTGTTGTGCATGTGTACCCGGATATGTGGACCGCagccatcttcaacctcgcACGTGCTACTCGAATGGTACTCATGTCGATCATCGTGCGGTGTGCCGCGTTTTTGGTCCGGCCGGGAGACTATCGGACCACGGCAGAGTATGCCTTTGCCGCGAGGACGGCGAGCAGTGTGGTGAGTGAAGTGATTGCGAGTGTTCCATATCATCTTGGGCATCTCCCGCCACGGAAAGACAAGAGGGGAAATCCAATAGAAAACAGTCTTAATGGtagagggttgggggggtatTTCTTAACGTGGCCATTGGCGTGTGTCGTTACTCACGATCATGTAACTGATGCTC AACGGGAATATGTGCGGGGACGGTTGAGGTATATCGGGGATGAGCATGGGATCAAGTATGCGAGGGTGCTGTTTGGG GTTAACCTCAGGCTTCCGAGTATGCTTATCTTTAAGGATGGAAAGCTTGCCGCTGCGGCGGCTGCAAGTAAAATCCCGGGGGCGAACAGTATTGGGGGTTCGGCCGGTGCTGTCATGCGTGCGGCGGGTCTCACGAGTAGACTCAGATCGGTGTGA
- a CDS encoding uncharacterized protein (EggNog:ENOG503P7NY): MAWGKTKAPPPPPPSAARQLIPLFIVLAVLGVMAWVGYQIYVSVMKIKDQAEKQMGDKNMVFTKDGLRVSVKNVKDESYLDATQSWFVKAWDLSGNAVDTSKRKRNFLTKQKSPKIGSD, translated from the exons atggcttGGGGAAAGACAAaggcgcctcctccgccgccaccatcaGCAGCTAG GCAACTCATCCCGTTGTTTATCGTCCTGGCAGTACTGGGTGTAATGGCCTGGGTTGGCTATCAGATTTACGTTTCTGTCATGAAGATCAAGGACCAGGCCGAAAAGCAGATGGGCGACAAAAACATGGTCTTCACCAAAGACGGTCTTCGTGTCAGTGTCAAAAATGTCAAGGACGAGTCGTACCTGGATGCGACACAGAGCTGGTTTGTCAAGGCATGGGATCTGAGCGGGAATGCAGTTGATACCTCGAAGCGCAAGAG AAACTTCCtcacaaaacaaaagagTCCCAAGATCGGCAGTGACTAA